CTTCTTTCAAAGATACCGTTCCCGAAGCCGGCGTATACTTGGTAAAACCAGCTTCAATCGCAGCAATCGCAGCTTGCTTTATATGTACAGGCGTGTCAAAATCCGGCTCACCAGCGCCGAAACCAACCACATCGATGCCTTCCGCTTTCAGCTTTTTCGCCTTAGAATCAATCGCCAGCGTTGCGGATGGACTAATCGACAAACCTTTACGGGATAAGTTCATGGATAACAACCCCCTGAAATTTATAATACCAATCCTCAGATCATTGTACGAAATAATTTTCACAAACGCAAACAATTTGCCAAGATCTGACTTGTATACTTTTAAGCCTAACCGATAAAAACTGAGCTCTTTTTGGTTTTATTGCACGAATAGGAACCATTATAATCAATCATTGCATCAATCGCACTTGTATCTACTTTTTCCATTGTGTCATCATTAGCTTCTCCCAAAACCACAACCATCCGCAAATCTTTTCCTGCTTCTCCCATAAATATTGCTTTTGCTGAAAAGTCTTCAAAGCCTAACTGAATAGCCAAAGATTCTGTCATAAATTCCAAGATATCATCTTCATTATACTTAAATACCTTTTTTTCTTTCATTACTCTGCCCTCCAGGCATGACGCTTCACAGCATTTTCTTATATTATAGCTTGAATGCCCCAGCCCGTCTTGAAATGTTCAAAAATTGTGACTTAAGGCATGTTGCTTCTGTATCCTTTTTCCTTCAGCAGCCAAAAAGCAGGGCTTATCTCCTATGTCCTCACTATAAAAAGCTTGTTGCAGCCAAAGCTGTGGACTGCTCCCCAAAGTGTAGACAAGAAAATAAAAGCCTATCGTAGAATTACTTTTTTTTACATGGCCTTACTCCGTATCTCATAAGGAGTAAGGCCATTTTTTAAATTGATTCGTTCATAGTTATAGAATGATACATATTCAGCAACAATCTCCGATAAAAATTCCCGATTGGGAAAGGTCATGCGATTTAAACATTCCGCTTTCAATGTACCGAAGAAGTTCTCCATGGATGAATTATCGTAAGGGCAACCTCTATTAGACATTGATGGTTGAAAGTGGTATTCTTTGCTTAGGTTGTAATATGCGCTTGAGGTATACTGCGACCCTTGGTCACTGTGGAGTGCTAGTCCATCAGTGGCCTTTTCATTTTTTAATGCATCCTGAATTGTATCGGTTACTAGAGAAACAGTCATATCATTTCCTATTCGATAGTTCAGCACCATTTTTCCACATAAATCGATAACTGCACACATATAAGCCATTCCCTGCGCTGTAGGGATATAGGTGATATCCGTCGCCCAGAAACAGTTTGGTTTTTCTTGATAAAACTGCCGTTGCAACAGATTTTCGTAGCGATGAATTGCCTGTTTGTAATAAGTATAAGGACGTGCACGGCGAATCTGCGCTAAAACATCCAGCTTCCGCATAATACGCAAGACCGGTTTAGCGTTCAAAATTCGCCCGGTTTGTTGCTGAATCCAGAGCCGAACCCGGCGATATCCATAAGTAAAGTTGCATTGCTGCTGACAAGCCATAACCTGCTTTTTGAGCCAAGCATCTTGATCTGGATCGTAAATCCGTTTTCGCCAAGCATAATAACCGCTACGTGTTATTTCTAAGATGCGACAAAGCGACTGAACCGGATACTTGTTTCTCAATCGCTCGACCACACGGTATTTTGCTCTCACATCCTTCCAACTTCTAATAGAAAATTTCGCAAAACTTCTATTTGCATACGAAGCTCAATCAGCTCATTGTTGCGAAACACCTCAGCATCTTGGGAGTCTTTGACAGGTCGTCCTTTTTTACGTACAACATATCCTTTTGCAATAAGGTTCCTTTTCCGTTTATGTCGATAAAGAAGATTTTTTATTTGTGTGAAGGTTAGGGGGTATGTTTCTGAGATTTGGCGGTATGTTTCGCCCGCAGATCTGCGGCGAAATACCTCGGCTGCTATAGTTTCTACTTTGGTATATTTTCTAGACATAGCAAGACCTCCTGTTGTAATTTTCATTCTACAACAGGAGGTCTTTTATTTCACTGTCCTGATTTTGGGATGCAGTCCACTGCAACAAGCTTTTTATAGTGAGGACACGGTTATATCTATCGCCTTACTTTCGCCCCACTTTAGGC
This genomic window from uncultured Anaeromusa sp. contains:
- a CDS encoding IS3 family transposase, which gives rise to MRAKYRVVERLRNKYPVQSLCRILEITRSGYYAWRKRIYDPDQDAWLKKQVMACQQQCNFTYGYRRVRLWIQQQTGRILNAKPVLRIMRKLDVLAQIRRARPYTYYKQAIHRYENLLQRQFYQEKPNCFWATDITYIPTAQGMAYMCAVIDLCGKMVLNYRIGNDMTVSLVTDTIQDALKNEKATDGLALHSDQGSQYTSSAYYNLSKEYHFQPSMSNRGCPYDNSSMENFFGTLKAECLNRMTFPNREFLSEIVAEYVSFYNYERINLKNGLTPYEIRSKAM